Genomic window (Spirosoma sp. KCTC 42546):
TAAGACGACCAGGCAAGCGTGCCATCCTGATAATACCACGTCTCCTTAACGGTATCCTGGCCAAATTCCAATAGCGCAAACCCATTCTTGATCCGCAATGCATTACGAGGATCTGTATCGCCAAGGGGCGAATTCGTATAAAAGGAGATATTCGCATTCGTATCGTACCAGGAGGCATGCCCAATTGGAATAGCGGAATTGCCCTGGCACCTGCACTTCACGGACCCAGCCGCTGACTTTTCTGAATACACAATACCATTATGCACATGCCCCCAGTACCAGTAGTCTGGGTTTTTCCCCAGGGCTGATACTACATTATTCCACAGGTTATTCTGGATCGTTCCGGTTTCGTTTATTGGATTATGGTGAGTAAAAATCATGATTTTTTTTCCACTAGTCCCCGCGTCCTTCAACAGTTTTTTCTGGGCCGGATCGGTTATTGCTCCGTCCAGGTACATGTTACGTTGAGGGGCATTATAAGCAGAGTCGAGTCCCAGAATCAGCCAGTTACCAAAGCTAACGCTGAAAAACGTCGAGCTACCCTGCGCCTGAAATAAGGGTGTACTAGCTGGATTGAGGGCAATGTTGAACAGACCATGTCCTCCATAATACATTTCATGATTTGAATTTAGGGTAAAATTTCCCAGAGGTGCTTTATACGTCCAGCTATCTACCAGCCTAAGATGCTCTTCAACATCCATTCCGGAGTAATACACATCGCCAAGGTGAACGGCCATATCCGGAGCCTTTTTTTGAATCTGCTGCATTACCAGTTGCGAAGGACTGGCGGCTAAATTCCCATCCAGATAAGGCCCAGTTCCCCAATCGCCAAACAGCGCCATCCGTAAGGGAGTTGGGCGAGTGACCTGAATTGTTTTCCCGACTGGATTAAACGGTACGATCTTTCGTATACCTAGTTTAAGCGATAAAAAATTGAGCAGAGAAAGCGCCCAGCCTGGATCGATAAGTGCGTAGCGGGCCGTTGACACCAACGTACCATCGCCCTTTAGTACGCCCGCGCTGTCTAACTGAATTAACCAACGCTTCCATTGAGCTGAGGTTATCCTGCTGGTGGGCATACCCCCTATACTCGTCAAAATCAACTTAATGCCCTGAAGACTAGATTGAATCAGAGGTGGAACATTAGGCATCATTCCATTTAGGAAATAAAGGCACCACCCAAACTCTATATTTCCGGAGGCATCGGGTTCAGGCGGTGTTGGGCCATCCATCAATTGAATAAGCTGGCGTTCACTATCTTTCAGGAACGACCAGATTGAGGGGTCGAATCCCAGCCCTAAATTCAGGCCCAGAGCCTGGGCAAGATTGAGCTGGTTACGCTGATCTTCTAAATTAATGGCGAATTTTTCTGTAAATACCATGATGCGATACGAAGGTTAAGGAGCGAACTGGACAAATCGGATTTAGCGAGAAACAATCGTGTACGTGAAATTTTGAGACGCTGCCATTCGGCAATAATTTACTATATAGCCAACGGATACCTTACGCATGTACCCGACTGTATATGGCCTTATCCGCTGGGCAACGACTTATCCCTGCCGTTTATTCAGCACACATACTACGGTAAATCAGCCAGTTACCACTAGTCTAGTGGTACGTTTAAATCGCTCAGGAAATCCCTATTCCTTTAACCAGATATGCTAAAAATTACAAGTACTGGTCTATAAAACCGGCTTCAGCGGTATTGTTAATGGATCAGCAAAGTATGGTTTTACCTATATAAAAATCAGCGCTCAAAAAAGAACGATACAGAATACGAGGGGCGTATTTGAACTGCTCACCCCTGTAGGTAGCAAGCCGCCTGGATGACATACAGATGTGTATAAAACACAAAAACGACCCGACCACCGATTAGGTTAACGGGTCGTTATGACGGATAGTCTTCCAATTTTAGTTTCTATTTTTTGTCAAGTACTAGTCGTTTTTCTCTTCATCAACTACCTCGCCTGATGACGTTAACCCGGAGGCCGTCTTGACTAATCGCACAAATTCGCTCCGGTACCCTTCTGAATCGTCAGTAAGGGCTCCCTTTGCCAGTTTAACCACCTGCCCATAGCGCGCTGATCCTTTGTAGGCGGATTCGCTCAATAGTAAGCCAAATTCGGCGACGGCAGCCGCAAACCGGAAATCAGCCGTAGCCCGGTCAAATGAAACAGTCTGCGTTTTAACTACGTGTTGAAGTTGCTGACTAACAGAATCGGCAGGTTGTTTATACCGGACTTTAAGCGTTAGCAATTCGCCCGATTGTGTAGACGCTTTGGTATCAACAAATGTCTGGTATTTTAACGAGTCTGTTTTCGGAAGATATTTGCTTTTGGCACCGGCTGGAATCAGTTCGTAGAGGGCTGTAACACTGTGGCCCGCCCCCAGATCACCCGCGTCTTTTTGATCGTTTTTAAAATCTTCGTTAGCTAACCGTCGATTTTCATACCCCAACAAACGATAGGCTTTCACATAGGTTGGATTAAACTCCAGTTGTAGTTTTACATCTTTGGCTACCGTAAAAAGAGTACCCCCAAATTCATGAATGAATACTTTTCGTGCCTCAGGAAGATTATCAATGTAGGCATAGTTACCGTTTCCTTTATCGGCCAGCGTTTCCAGATTAGCATCTTTTAGATTCCCCATTCCAAAGCCTAATACGCTTAGAAAAATACCTTTTTCCCGCTCCTGTTCGATCAGTCGCTGTAGCTCACCTTGCCCCGAAATGCCTACGTTGAAATCGCCATCGGTAGCCAGAATAACCCGGTTATTGCCGTTGCTTATCAAATTATCCATAGCCACTTTATAAGCGAGTTGAATACCCGCCCCGCCCGCCGTAGAGCCACCTGCCTGTAATTGGTTGATGGCATCTTTAATGCGCTGGGGTTGATTGCCAGGCGTTGGTGGCAACACTAACCCAGCCGCTCCGGCATA
Coding sequences:
- a CDS encoding metallophosphoesterase — protein: MVFTEKFAINLEDQRNQLNLAQALGLNLGLGFDPSIWSFLKDSERQLIQLMDGPTPPEPDASGNIEFGWCLYFLNGMMPNVPPLIQSSLQGIKLILTSIGGMPTSRITSAQWKRWLIQLDSAGVLKGDGTLVSTARYALIDPGWALSLLNFLSLKLGIRKIVPFNPVGKTIQVTRPTPLRMALFGDWGTGPYLDGNLAASPSQLVMQQIQKKAPDMAVHLGDVYYSGMDVEEHLRLVDSWTYKAPLGNFTLNSNHEMYYGGHGLFNIALNPASTPLFQAQGSSTFFSVSFGNWLILGLDSAYNAPQRNMYLDGAITDPAQKKLLKDAGTSGKKIMIFTHHNPINETGTIQNNLWNNVVSALGKNPDYWYWGHVHNGIVYSEKSAAGSVKCRCQGNSAIPIGHASWYDTNANISFYTNSPLGDTDPRNALRIKNGFALLEFGQDTVKETWYYQDGTLAWSS
- a CDS encoding VWA domain-containing protein, encoding MKNFIVCWLLLGLITSTKAQSTQVRTITGTVTEQTSRSPLPGVVVGIKGMNKGTTTDVKGNYSIEVPTGATQLVFSFVGYRTQEVAIGNRQTIDVALAPDAQALSEVVVTGYKTQAKRSITGSVATIGSQPRLYRPQSTPSTESYKATEETGFQEVRQQPVTTFSADVDRASYSNIRRLLNNGQRPPKDAVRLEEMINYFSYQYPQPAGEAPVSITTELTESPWNSGLQLLRVGLQARRVKNDQLPPSNLVFLLDVSGSMDAPNKLPLVQASLNLLVDQLRPVDRVAIVVYAGAAGLVLPPTPGNQPQRIKDAINQLQAGGSTAGGAGIQLAYKVAMDNLISNGNNRVILATDGDFNVGISGQGELQRLIEQEREKGIFLSVLGFGMGNLKDANLETLADKGNGNYAYIDNLPEARKVFIHEFGGTLFTVAKDVKLQLEFNPTYVKAYRLLGYENRRLANEDFKNDQKDAGDLGAGHSVTALYELIPAGAKSKYLPKTDSLKYQTFVDTKASTQSGELLTLKVRYKQPADSVSQQLQHVVKTQTVSFDRATADFRFAAAVAEFGLLLSESAYKGSARYGQVVKLAKGALTDDSEGYRSEFVRLVKTASGLTSSGEVVDEEKND